The Phycisphaeraceae bacterium genome has a window encoding:
- a CDS encoding phosphate ABC transporter ATP-binding protein, whose amino-acid sequence MAESELRSASPSVHIPVVRPTRPQTATDAASALADVETAITVREFNSFYGTFQALHHVEIDVPRCRVTALIGPSGCGKSTFLRWVNRMNDLIPTARAEGTLDLHGMDVLARSTDVVELRRRVGMVFQKPNPFPKSIFDNVAFGPRLHRSMSRTELADLVEWSLRKAALWDEVKDRLRDSALGLSGGQQQRLCIARAVAVGPEVLLMDEPCSALDPKSTARVEELIAQLREQYTIIIVTHNMQQAARVSDQTAFFCEGRLVEVGETADVFTNPKKKETEDYITGRFG is encoded by the coding sequence ATGGCCGAGTCCGAGTTGCGTTCGGCGTCGCCTTCGGTTCATATTCCCGTCGTGCGACCGACCCGACCCCAGACCGCGACCGACGCCGCCTCCGCCCTGGCGGACGTGGAGACGGCGATCACGGTGCGTGAGTTCAACTCGTTCTACGGCACTTTTCAGGCCCTGCACCACGTGGAGATCGACGTGCCGCGATGCCGCGTCACCGCCCTGATCGGTCCCAGCGGGTGCGGCAAGAGCACCTTCCTGCGCTGGGTCAACCGGATGAACGACCTGATCCCCACCGCCCGGGCCGAAGGCACGCTCGATCTGCACGGCATGGACGTGCTGGCCCGCTCCACGGACGTGGTGGAACTGCGCCGCCGTGTGGGCATGGTGTTTCAGAAGCCCAATCCCTTCCCCAAGTCGATCTTCGACAACGTGGCCTTCGGCCCGCGCCTGCACCGCTCGATGAGCCGGACGGAGCTGGCCGACCTGGTCGAATGGTCGCTGCGCAAGGCGGCCCTGTGGGACGAGGTGAAGGATCGACTGCGCGACTCGGCGCTGGGGCTTTCGGGCGGGCAGCAGCAGCGGTTGTGCATCGCCCGTGCCGTGGCGGTGGGGCCGGAAGTGCTTCTCATGGATGAGCCCTGCTCCGCGCTCGACCCCAAGTCCACGGCCCGCGTCGAGGAGCTCATCGCCCAGCTGCGAGAGCAGTACACCATCATCATCGTCACCCACAACATGCAGCAGGCGGCCCGCGTGTCGGACCAGACGGCCTTCTTCTGCGAGGGACGCCTGGTTGAAGTGGGTGAAACCGCCGATGTGTTCACGAACCCGAAGAAGAAGGAAACCGAAGATTACATCACGGGTCGCTTCGGCTGA
- a CDS encoding phosphate ABC transporter permease PstA, producing the protein MNLPTNPISPTGEPPPPVFGPSTLGARRRRANAIFTVVCWVTAWCSVLLLVILLGSIALRGLTHLDVDFFTGVPSRDAEKAGMSPALWGSVFICAICAIVALPLGVGTAIFLEEYKPRHRLVRRLHGFVQLNIANLAGVPSIVYGILGLTVFANMFGLFGSALSPRYEWGVRFYDEVMDESGEYLRLRVADRSAPETAIVSGLVMTSDEDQPVTLRVLPYEEIDALHERVAQRAADLEDEAAISAIRAELLGGVVAEDVYVARTDEKAWWYVRLPFGRGVLAGGLTLMLVVLPVVIISSQEALRAVPGSLREGALAMGSTRWQMIWGMTLPAAVPGIMTGSILAMSRAIGEAAPILILAGIVYITFTPAHLMDDFTAMPLQIYNWASLPNKSFHDVAATGIIVLLAVLLTFNATAVLVRQKFQKPLQ; encoded by the coding sequence ATGAATCTCCCGACGAATCCGATCTCCCCCACGGGTGAGCCGCCCCCGCCGGTTTTCGGCCCGTCCACGCTTGGCGCTCGACGCCGCCGCGCCAACGCGATCTTCACCGTGGTCTGCTGGGTCACCGCATGGTGCAGCGTGCTTCTGCTGGTCATCCTGCTCGGGTCCATCGCTCTTCGGGGGTTGACGCACCTGGACGTCGATTTTTTCACCGGCGTGCCTTCGCGTGACGCCGAGAAAGCCGGCATGAGCCCCGCGCTGTGGGGCAGCGTGTTCATCTGCGCCATCTGCGCCATCGTGGCCCTGCCGCTGGGCGTGGGCACAGCGATCTTTCTGGAGGAGTACAAGCCCCGGCATCGGCTGGTGAGGCGGCTGCACGGCTTCGTGCAGCTCAACATCGCCAACCTGGCGGGCGTGCCGTCCATCGTGTACGGCATCCTGGGGCTGACGGTCTTCGCCAACATGTTCGGGCTCTTCGGCTCCGCCCTGTCGCCCCGGTACGAATGGGGCGTGCGCTTCTACGACGAGGTGATGGATGAGTCGGGCGAGTACCTTCGACTCCGGGTCGCGGATCGGAGCGCCCCGGAGACGGCGATCGTCAGCGGACTCGTAATGACCTCGGACGAGGACCAGCCCGTCACCCTGCGCGTGCTTCCGTATGAGGAGATCGACGCCCTGCACGAACGCGTCGCTCAGCGCGCGGCCGATCTTGAGGATGAAGCGGCGATCAGCGCAATCCGCGCCGAGCTGCTCGGGGGCGTGGTGGCGGAAGACGTCTACGTCGCGCGCACGGACGAGAAGGCGTGGTGGTACGTCCGGCTTCCCTTCGGACGCGGCGTGCTGGCGGGGGGGCTGACGCTCATGCTGGTGGTGCTGCCGGTGGTGATCATCTCCTCGCAGGAAGCGCTTCGGGCCGTGCCCGGTTCGCTGCGCGAAGGCGCGCTGGCGATGGGGTCCACCCGCTGGCAGATGATCTGGGGCATGACGCTGCCCGCCGCGGTGCCGGGCATCATGACGGGATCGATCCTCGCCATGAGCCGAGCCATCGGCGAGGCGGCGCCGATTCTCATCCTCGCGGGCATCGTGTACATCACCTTCACGCCCGCCCACCTGATGGACGACTTCACGGCCATGCCGCTGCAGATCTACAACTGGGCGTCGCTGCCCAACAAGTCCTTCCACGACGTGGCGGCCACGGGCATCATCGTCCTGCTGGCCGTGCTGCTCACATTCAACGCCACGGCGGTGCTTGTCCGCCAGAAGTTCCAGAAGCCACTTCAATGA
- the pstC gene encoding phosphate ABC transporter permease subunit PstC, with protein MTSIAPSTNLEKPRLLRPAELGRARSRVGRNAVEYTIRGSLVGCAAFSIFTTAAIIVVLGWETFTFFKLPDVTVTDFLFGLKWAPLLGEEKHFGIWPLISGTVMITLLAMLFAIPLGLVTAIFLSEYAPRPLRAALKPVLEVLAGVPTVVYGFFALFVITPALQGMYSGFGTYNVLSAGIAVGIMCLPIVCSISEDALQAVPRSLREGAYGLGGTKFDVSLKVVVPGAISGIVAASLLAIARAVGETMIVTLAAGNMAQITWKVTEQSQTMTAYMVQIFLGDVSNFGAEYYSSYAVAATLFLMTFIITLIGHWIRVRFREAYE; from the coding sequence ATGACCTCCATTGCACCCTCCACGAACCTGGAGAAGCCGCGGCTTCTCCGCCCGGCCGAACTCGGTCGGGCGCGTTCGCGCGTCGGTCGCAACGCCGTGGAGTACACGATCCGCGGCTCGCTCGTCGGGTGCGCGGCGTTCTCGATCTTCACCACCGCCGCCATCATCGTGGTGCTGGGGTGGGAGACGTTCACGTTCTTCAAGCTTCCCGATGTGACGGTGACTGACTTCCTCTTCGGCCTGAAGTGGGCGCCGCTGCTGGGCGAGGAGAAGCATTTCGGCATCTGGCCCCTCATCTCCGGCACGGTGATGATCACCCTGCTGGCGATGCTCTTCGCCATTCCCCTGGGGCTGGTGACGGCGATCTTCCTGAGCGAGTACGCCCCGAGGCCGCTGCGGGCGGCGCTCAAGCCCGTGCTTGAGGTGCTGGCGGGCGTGCCCACCGTGGTGTACGGCTTCTTCGCGCTCTTCGTCATCACACCCGCCTTGCAGGGGATGTATTCCGGGTTCGGCACCTACAACGTGCTCAGCGCGGGCATCGCGGTGGGGATCATGTGCCTGCCCATCGTGTGTTCGATTTCCGAGGACGCCCTGCAGGCCGTGCCTCGCTCGCTGCGGGAAGGCGCCTACGGACTGGGTGGCACGAAGTTCGACGTGTCGCTCAAGGTGGTGGTGCCGGGGGCGATCTCCGGCATCGTGGCGGCCTCGCTCCTGGCCATCGCCCGTGCGGTGGGGGAGACGATGATCGTCACGCTCGCCGCCGGCAACATGGCGCAGATCACGTGGAAGGTGACCGAGCAATCCCAGACCATGACCGCGTACATGGTGCAGATCTTCCTGGGCGACGTGAGCAACTTCGGGGCGGAGTACTACTCCAGCTACGCCGTCGCCGCCACGCTGTTCCTGATGACCTTCATCATCACGCTCATCGGGCACTGGATCCGGGTGCGCTTCCGGGAGGCCTACGAATGA
- a CDS encoding PstS family phosphate ABC transporter substrate-binding protein → MLTKTNAAVLATGALAVTLGFTSPSQDSYARLRGAVAIDGSSTVFPITQAVAEEFKEKAPNVNVTVGVSGTGGGFKRFALGETDISNASRPIKKEEHDEAAKNGAQYIELPVAYDGLSFVVNKANTWVDSLTVEEIQTIFLASKAAKTWRDVRPSWPNKPIKMFIPGTDSGTFDYFKEVVAGKEAIRPDVSVSEDDNLLVRGVSGDEAALGFFGCAYYFENKDKLRVVPIVNPKLGTPVEPTAGTIEDGSYAPFSRPLFIYVNARSARRPEVKGFVEFYLANAPRLAAEVGYVSLPEVVYQRASANFKASKTGTQFLNDKGEKVSGPVTTVYK, encoded by the coding sequence ATGCTCACCAAGACGAACGCAGCCGTGCTGGCGACCGGCGCCCTCGCCGTGACGCTCGGCTTCACCTCACCCAGCCAGGATTCGTACGCCCGTCTTCGTGGCGCCGTCGCCATCGACGGCTCGTCCACCGTCTTTCCGATCACCCAGGCGGTCGCCGAGGAGTTCAAGGAGAAGGCCCCCAACGTCAACGTGACGGTTGGCGTGTCGGGCACGGGCGGCGGGTTCAAGCGATTCGCCCTGGGCGAAACCGACATCTCCAACGCCTCCCGCCCGATCAAGAAGGAGGAGCATGATGAGGCGGCCAAGAACGGCGCCCAGTACATCGAGCTCCCGGTGGCCTACGACGGGCTGTCCTTCGTGGTGAACAAGGCGAACACCTGGGTGGACTCGCTGACCGTGGAGGAGATTCAGACGATCTTCCTGGCCTCCAAGGCCGCCAAGACGTGGAGGGATGTCCGCCCCTCGTGGCCCAACAAGCCCATCAAGATGTTCATCCCCGGCACCGACTCCGGCACGTTCGACTACTTCAAGGAGGTCGTCGCCGGCAAGGAGGCCATCCGGCCCGACGTGTCGGTCTCCGAGGATGACAACCTGCTCGTTCGAGGCGTATCGGGCGATGAAGCCGCATTGGGCTTCTTCGGCTGCGCGTACTACTTCGAGAACAAGGACAAGCTCCGGGTCGTGCCCATCGTGAACCCCAAGCTGGGCACGCCGGTCGAGCCCACGGCCGGCACCATCGAGGACGGCTCCTACGCCCCCTTCAGTCGCCCCCTGTTCATCTACGTGAACGCCAGGTCGGCCCGACGCCCGGAAGTCAAGGGCTTCGTGGAGTTCTACCTGGCCAACGCGCCGCGGCTCGCCGCCGAGGTGGGCTACGTCTCCCTGCCCGAGGTGGTCTACCAGCGGGCCTCAGCCAACTTCAAGGCCAGCAAGACCGGCACCCAGTTCCTCAACGACAAGGGTGAGAAGGTCAGCGGTCCGGTGACCACGGTCTACAAGTGA
- a CDS encoding inorganic phosphate transporter gives MSPVLLIAEAAPVAGSSGASVTGLALAVVLFIIFVALVFDFLNGFHDAANSIATIVSTRVLSPGAAVAWAAFFNFIAAFVFGTAVAKTIGTGLVDVQRIDIFVVWGGLMGAIIWNIITWWLGLPTSSSHALVAGIAGAAIAKAGFTVLIAHGWILILIGIVLSPGFGFLFGGTLMVAISWICRRMTPYRVDRVFRRLQLVSAAIYSLGHGGNDAQKTMGIIVLVLTAAGMQEWTTWGEWHLFGQEHAYGWPIIISCHFAIALGTLCGGWRIVKTMGLSITRLQPVGGFSAETAAAVVISGFTKFGGVPISTTHAITGAILGVGTVRNVRSVRWIWGQRIVMAWVLTLPCSAFIAAISYGLIHWLIEPLVT, from the coding sequence ATGAGCCCTGTCCTGCTGATCGCCGAAGCCGCACCCGTCGCCGGGTCTTCCGGTGCCTCCGTGACGGGGCTGGCCCTGGCGGTGGTGCTGTTCATCATCTTCGTGGCGCTGGTCTTCGACTTCCTCAACGGCTTCCACGACGCGGCCAACTCGATCGCCACCATCGTCTCCACGCGGGTGCTCAGCCCTGGGGCGGCGGTGGCATGGGCGGCGTTCTTCAACTTCATCGCGGCCTTCGTGTTCGGTACGGCCGTCGCCAAGACCATCGGCACAGGGCTGGTGGATGTTCAGCGCATCGATATCTTCGTGGTCTGGGGCGGGCTGATGGGGGCCATCATCTGGAACATCATCACCTGGTGGCTGGGGCTGCCCACCAGCTCCTCCCATGCGCTGGTGGCGGGCATCGCCGGCGCCGCCATCGCCAAGGCGGGCTTCACCGTGCTCATCGCCCACGGGTGGATTCTGATCCTCATCGGCATCGTGCTGTCGCCGGGGTTCGGGTTTCTGTTCGGGGGCACGCTGATGGTGGCGATCTCGTGGATCTGCCGCCGCATGACGCCGTACAGGGTTGATCGCGTCTTCCGTCGGTTGCAGTTGGTTTCGGCGGCGATTTACTCGCTCGGGCACGGGGGCAACGACGCCCAGAAGACCATGGGCATCATCGTGCTCGTGCTCACCGCCGCGGGCATGCAGGAATGGACCACCTGGGGCGAGTGGCACCTCTTCGGGCAGGAGCACGCCTACGGATGGCCCATCATCATTTCGTGCCACTTCGCCATCGCGCTGGGCACGTTGTGCGGCGGGTGGCGCATCGTCAAGACCATGGGGCTGAGCATCACCCGGCTTCAGCCGGTGGGCGGGTTCTCGGCGGAGACGGCGGCCGCCGTGGTCATCAGCGGGTTCACCAAGTTCGGCGGGGTGCCGATCTCCACGACCCACGCCATCACCGGGGCGATCCTGGGCGTGGGAACGGTGCGCAACGTCCGCAGCGTGCGGTGGATCTGGGGCCAGCGGATTGTCATGGCCTGGGTGCTGACGCTGCCATGCTCGGCGTTCATCGCCGCCATCTCCTACGGGCTGATCCACTGGCTCATCGAGCCGCTGGTGACGTGA
- a CDS encoding DUF47 domain-containing protein, translating into MVQLLPRDTRFFDLFEQLASHVVGAAQELQGLVGRFPNIEGPIQRIRDQEHSADELAHAALDRLDRTFITPFDREDIHELVGGLDDIVDEVDALAKRFTLYHVVSMEGEFVNQVGILVQATEAVRQAVGMLRKTRKLSDLSPLLIEIHRLENVGDDTNHAAVSRLFKGDVPPLEVMKWKELYDRIEKAIDKCEDVGNTIERIVLKNG; encoded by the coding sequence ATGGTTCAACTTCTCCCCCGCGACACCAGGTTCTTCGACCTCTTTGAGCAGTTGGCCAGCCATGTGGTCGGCGCGGCCCAGGAGCTGCAGGGCCTGGTCGGGCGGTTCCCCAACATCGAAGGGCCGATCCAGCGCATCCGCGACCAGGAGCACTCGGCGGACGAACTGGCCCACGCCGCCCTCGATCGGCTGGACCGCACCTTCATCACGCCCTTCGACCGCGAGGACATTCACGAGCTGGTTGGCGGCCTGGATGACATCGTGGACGAGGTGGACGCGCTCGCCAAGCGGTTCACCCTCTACCACGTGGTCTCGATGGAAGGGGAGTTCGTCAACCAGGTGGGCATCCTGGTGCAGGCGACCGAAGCGGTCCGCCAGGCGGTGGGGATGCTCCGCAAGACGCGAAAGCTCTCGGACCTCAGCCCGCTGCTGATCGAGATTCACCGACTGGAGAACGTGGGCGACGACACCAACCACGCCGCCGTCTCGCGGCTGTTCAAAGGCGACGTACCCCCGCTCGAGGTGATGAAGTGGAAGGAGCTCTACGACCGCATCGAGAAAGCCATCGACAAATGCGAGGACGTGGGCAACACCATTGAACGCATCGTTCTGAAGAACGGCTGA
- a CDS encoding CBS domain-containing protein, with protein sequence METRTHARVAADIMTPEPVCIETGATIRQVARIFEENGISGAPVVDGGGRVIGVISRSDLIRRCMEGGDERDPALLVELLGSDDDPDAGPLQERSIFVEECMNPEPVTAGPSASLGDLANRMVDARVHRVIVVDRNRFPLGIVTSLDLVRALALAAP encoded by the coding sequence ATGGAAACAAGAACTCACGCCCGCGTCGCCGCCGACATCATGACACCGGAGCCCGTGTGCATTGAGACGGGCGCGACGATCCGGCAGGTTGCCCGGATCTTCGAGGAGAACGGCATCTCCGGTGCTCCCGTGGTGGATGGCGGCGGGCGCGTGATCGGGGTCATCTCGCGGTCGGACCTGATTCGTCGCTGCATGGAAGGCGGCGATGAACGCGACCCCGCTCTGCTTGTTGAGTTGCTGGGGAGCGATGATGACCCCGACGCCGGTCCGCTCCAGGAGCGAAGCATCTTCGTCGAGGAGTGCATGAATCCCGAGCCGGTGACGGCGGGGCCGTCCGCGTCGCTCGGGGATCTGGCGAACCGCATGGTCGACGCCCGCGTCCACCGGGTCATCGTGGTCGATCGCAATCGGTTTCCGCTGGGGATTGTCACCAGTCTGGACCTTGTCAGGGCGCTGGCTCTGGCGGCGCCGTGA
- a CDS encoding molybdopterin-dependent oxidoreductase translates to MTTAAPDQKIVSRRGFLAGGAMLGAAGAAERAAAFDGSSDSAIMNSSRPDAPYDMVRADNHICSSCLQCNTGCGIRCKIQDGVVTKIDGNPYSPWTMLPHLPFATSLDDAAPVDGALCPKGQSGLQTAYDPYRLRKVLKRAGKRGENRWVTIPFEQAIREICEGGALFSGVAGEESRQVEGLRSLMTVTDPALAKVLDADVKAIWDEKDKAKKQALIEAFKQKHAAHLDKMIDPDHPDFGPRNNQIVVAWGRLKDGRGDFYKRFASALGTTNAHGHTTVCQGSLYFTCKAISEQYEGGKFTGGQKFYWQADTENSRFILFVGANLFEANYGPPNRTVRLTTNLVEGRTKIAVVDPRFSKLASKAWKWLPIKPGADGALAMAFIRWMLDEGRFDARFLANANKAAAMANGENSWTNATWLVAVKDGKPGKLVRAADVKVDGQPLRAAEPRKAKDGKDYDEKFMVAMVNGQLTAVDPNDEKSAVVADLFVDAALPDGVKVKSGLQIVAEASRERTVAEWAELSGLREQDVIAVARELTSYGKAAAVDIHRGVAQHTNGFYNVLGWMTVNMLLGNYDARGGLIKATTYDTKGKGKGNLFDLTAHPGVTTAFGISSIRHGLDYEKTTIFEGYPARRNWYPLSSDIYEEIIPSIGDQYPYPVKALFLYMGAPTYALPAGHTNIEVLCDTQKVPLFVACDILIGTTSMYADYIFPDLTFLERWEFQGSHPNIPNKVQPVRQPVIAPIPEECSVYGQSYPISLETMILGIAEQLKLPGFGENGLGEGKHLRHPDDLYLRAVANLAFGEKPDASQNVPDADARELEIFHAARRHLPRSIFDAERWRAIVGESMWPKVVYVLNRGGRYEDHAKGYKGDRAAHPYGALLNLYQEKTAATIHAGTGQSYPGYACYVPVRDYAGNEPDDLRRGHDLALITHRVITQTKSRTIADPWLSAIMPENGVLMHPSDAQRRGLRNGQLVKVVSATNPSGDWPLGNGVRKPMVGKVTITQTIRPGVVSFALGFGHWATGAQDVTINGQVIKGEERRTRGIHANAAMWTDPTIRNTCMFDPVGGSVSFYDTHVRVEPVR, encoded by the coding sequence ATGACAACAGCTGCACCCGATCAGAAGATCGTCTCACGCCGCGGGTTTCTTGCGGGCGGCGCCATGCTCGGAGCGGCTGGTGCGGCAGAGCGCGCCGCCGCATTCGATGGCTCGTCCGACAGCGCGATCATGAACAGTTCGCGCCCGGATGCACCATACGACATGGTGCGGGCCGACAACCACATCTGCTCATCGTGCCTGCAGTGCAACACCGGCTGCGGCATCCGCTGCAAGATTCAGGATGGCGTTGTCACCAAGATTGACGGCAACCCGTACAGCCCTTGGACGATGCTGCCGCACCTGCCTTTCGCCACCTCTCTGGACGATGCGGCCCCGGTGGATGGGGCGCTCTGCCCCAAGGGGCAGTCCGGGCTGCAGACCGCCTACGACCCCTACCGCCTTCGCAAGGTGCTCAAGCGGGCCGGCAAGCGCGGCGAGAACAGGTGGGTCACCATTCCCTTCGAGCAGGCGATTCGGGAGATCTGCGAGGGCGGCGCGCTGTTCAGCGGCGTCGCCGGTGAAGAGAGCCGCCAGGTCGAGGGGCTGCGTTCCCTGATGACCGTGACCGACCCGGCCCTCGCCAAGGTGCTGGATGCCGATGTCAAGGCCATCTGGGACGAGAAGGACAAGGCCAAGAAGCAGGCGCTCATCGAGGCGTTCAAGCAGAAGCACGCGGCGCATCTGGACAAGATGATCGATCCCGATCACCCGGACTTCGGCCCGCGCAACAATCAGATCGTCGTCGCCTGGGGACGGTTGAAGGACGGTCGCGGCGACTTCTACAAGCGGTTCGCCTCGGCGCTGGGCACCACCAACGCCCACGGGCACACCACGGTGTGCCAGGGCTCCCTGTACTTCACCTGCAAGGCCATCAGCGAGCAGTACGAAGGCGGCAAGTTCACCGGCGGGCAGAAGTTCTACTGGCAGGCGGACACCGAGAACAGCCGGTTCATCCTGTTTGTCGGCGCTAACCTGTTCGAAGCCAACTATGGTCCGCCCAACCGGACGGTTCGGCTGACGACCAACCTCGTCGAGGGCCGCACCAAGATCGCGGTGGTCGACCCGCGCTTCAGCAAGCTGGCCAGCAAGGCGTGGAAGTGGCTGCCCATCAAGCCCGGCGCGGATGGCGCTCTGGCCATGGCGTTCATCCGCTGGATGCTGGATGAAGGTCGCTTCGACGCCAGGTTTCTCGCGAACGCCAACAAGGCCGCGGCGATGGCCAACGGCGAGAACTCGTGGACCAACGCCACGTGGCTGGTCGCCGTCAAGGACGGCAAGCCGGGCAAACTGGTGCGCGCCGCGGACGTGAAGGTCGACGGGCAGCCCCTGCGCGCCGCCGAGCCGCGCAAGGCGAAGGACGGCAAGGACTACGACGAGAAGTTCATGGTCGCGATGGTCAACGGCCAGTTGACCGCCGTGGACCCGAACGATGAGAAGTCCGCCGTGGTCGCCGATCTGTTCGTCGATGCCGCTCTACCCGACGGCGTGAAGGTCAAGTCCGGGTTGCAGATCGTGGCGGAGGCATCGCGTGAGCGGACCGTCGCCGAATGGGCGGAACTCTCCGGCCTGCGTGAGCAGGATGTCATCGCCGTGGCGCGGGAGTTGACCTCCTACGGCAAGGCGGCGGCGGTGGACATCCACCGGGGCGTCGCCCAGCACACCAACGGGTTCTACAACGTGCTGGGGTGGATGACGGTCAACATGCTCCTGGGCAACTACGACGCCAGGGGCGGGCTGATCAAGGCCACGACCTACGACACCAAGGGAAAGGGCAAGGGCAACCTCTTCGACCTCACCGCCCATCCCGGCGTCACCACGGCGTTCGGCATCAGCAGCATCCGGCATGGGCTGGACTACGAGAAGACCACCATCTTCGAGGGCTATCCCGCCCGGCGGAACTGGTACCCGCTCTCCAGCGACATCTACGAGGAGATCATCCCCTCGATCGGCGACCAGTATCCCTATCCGGTGAAGGCCCTCTTCCTGTACATGGGCGCGCCGACCTACGCCCTGCCCGCCGGGCACACCAACATCGAGGTGCTCTGCGACACGCAGAAGGTGCCGCTGTTCGTCGCCTGCGACATTCTGATCGGCACCACGTCGATGTACGCGGACTACATCTTCCCCGACCTGACCTTCCTCGAGCGCTGGGAGTTCCAGGGCAGCCACCCCAACATCCCCAACAAGGTGCAGCCCGTGCGCCAGCCGGTGATTGCGCCGATTCCCGAGGAGTGTTCGGTCTACGGCCAGTCGTATCCCATCTCGCTCGAAACCATGATCCTGGGCATTGCGGAACAGCTCAAACTGCCCGGGTTCGGAGAGAACGGCCTCGGAGAAGGCAAGCACCTGCGCCACCCCGATGATCTCTACCTGCGGGCCGTGGCGAACCTGGCGTTCGGCGAGAAGCCCGATGCCTCGCAGAACGTGCCCGACGCAGACGCCCGCGAGTTGGAGATCTTCCACGCGGCGCGGCGGCACCTGCCCAGGTCCATCTTCGACGCCGAGCGCTGGCGCGCCATCGTGGGCGAGTCGATGTGGCCCAAGGTGGTGTACGTGCTCAACCGCGGCGGCCGCTACGAGGATCACGCCAAGGGCTACAAGGGCGACCGCGCGGCTCATCCGTACGGTGCGCTGCTGAATCTCTACCAGGAGAAGACCGCCGCGACCATCCACGCCGGTACGGGTCAGTCGTATCCCGGTTATGCGTGCTACGTGCCGGTGCGCGACTATGCCGGCAACGAGCCCGATGACCTTCGCAGGGGGCACGACTTGGCGCTCATCACGCACCGCGTGATTACCCAGACCAAGAGCCGCACCATCGCCGACCCGTGGCTGTCGGCGATCATGCCCGAGAACGGCGTGCTTATGCATCCGTCCGACGCGCAGCGGCGGGGGCTGCGCAACGGCCAGCTGGTCAAGGTGGTCAGCGCCACCAACCCCTCGGGCGACTGGCCGCTGGGCAACGGGGTGCGCAAGCCGATGGTTGGCAAGGTGACCATCACGCAGACCATCCGTCCGGGCGTGGTGTCGTTCGCGCTGGGCTTCGGCCACTGGGCCACCGGGGCTCAGGATGTGACCATCAACGGGCAGGTCATCAAGGGAGAGGAACGTCGCACGCGGGGCATCCACGCCAACGCCGCCATGTGGACCGACCCCACCATCAGGAACACCTGCATGTTCGACCCGGTGGGCGGAAGCGTGTCGTTCTACGACACGCACGTCCGCGTGGAGCCGGTGCGTTGA